In one Lolium rigidum isolate FL_2022 chromosome 3, APGP_CSIRO_Lrig_0.1, whole genome shotgun sequence genomic region, the following are encoded:
- the LOC124704152 gene encoding sulfite exporter TauE/SafE family protein 4-like translates to MAAAASAPAALYGRLNRASTRGFLAYVAAGAACAAVLACFVISSSDPAAHAAAAANGALRLSSRSTRVWPDLEFNWRLVVATVVGFLGSAFGTVGGVGGGGIFVPLLNLVLGFDTKSAAALSKCMIMGASASSVWYNLQVSHPTKEAPVIDYKLALLFQPMLMLGITIGVELSVVFPYWLITVLIIILFIGTSSRSFYKGILMWKDETRILMETQERDAQSKSDCAANDVVFDPSYAEPLLPQHKPTQKSGLETLWFNLSWKNILVLMTVWSSFLVLQILKNNTQTCSTFYWVINILQIPAAVSVFLWKAMELCRDSRARRMNGNLECVCEASIEWSPAQLIFCAFCGLLGGTVGGLLGSGGGFILGPLLLELGCIPQVASATATFVMMFSSSLSVVEFYFLGRFPLPYAGYLIFISILAGFWGQCLVRKIVHVLKRASLIVFILSSVIFASALTMGVVGTEKSIAMINNHEYMGFLGFCE, encoded by the exons ATGGCGGCGGCCGCCTCCGCGCCCGCGGCCCTGTACGGCCGCCTCAACCGCGCCAGCACGCGCGGCTTCCTCGCCTACGTCGCCGCCGGTGCCGCctgcgccgccgtcctcgcctgctTCGTCATCTCCTCCTCCGACCCGGCcgctcacgccgccgccgccgccaatggcGCCCTCCGCCTCTCCTCGCGCTCCACGCGCGTCTGGCCC GATCTCGAGTTCAACTGGCGGCTCGTGGTGGCCACCGTCGTCGGCTTCCTCGGCTCGGCCTTCGGCACCGTCGGCGGCGTCGGGGGCGGCGGCATCTTCGTGCCGCTCCTCAACCTCGTCCTCGGCTTCGACACCAAGTCCGCCGCCGCGCTCTCCAAAT GCATGATCATGGGCGCGTCGGCGTCCTCGGTCTGGTACAACCTCCAGGTCTCGCACCCCACCAAGGAGGCGCCAGTCATCGACTACAAGCTCGCGCTGCTCTTCCAGCCCATGCTCATGCTCGGGATCACCATCGGGGTCGAGCTCAGCGTCGTATTCCCCTACTGGCTCATCACCGTGCTCATCATTATACTATTCATAG GCACTTCATCGCGCTCCTTCTACAAGGGGATTCTCATGTGGAAGGACGAGACACGGATCCTG ATGGAGACACAGGAGCGAGATGCACAATCCAAGTCTGACTGTGCGGCCAACGATG TGGTTTTTGACCCTAGCTACGCCGAGCCCCTCCTGCCCCAGCATAAGCCCACACAGAAGTCTGGCCTG GAGACTTTGTGGTTCAACTTGAGCTGGAAGAATATCCTGGTGCTAATGACAGTTTGGTCATCTTTCTTGGTTCTGCAGATCCTCAAG AATAACACCCAAACATGCAGCACTTTCTACTGGGTGATCAATATTCTGCAG ATCCCAGCTGCAGTAAGTGTATTCCTGTGGAAGGCCATGGAACTGTGCAGGGACAGCCGTGCTCGACGCATGAATGGCAACTTAGAGTGTGTATGTGAGGCCTCTATTGAGTGGTCTCCAGCACAGCTCATCTTTTGCGCCTTCTGTGGTCTGCTGGGTGGCACAGTTGGTGGTCTTCTAGGGTCTGGAGGAGGCTTCATCCTCGGTCCGCTTCTTCTTGAGCTTGGGTGCATCCCTCAG GTTGCAAGTGCAACAGCCACATTCGTGATGATGTTCTCCTCATCCCTCTCAGTGGTTGAGTTCTACTTCCTGGGCAGGTTCCCACTCCCTTATG CTGGTTACCTGATCTTTATTTCCATACTGGCTGGATTCTGGGGCCAATGCTTGGTTCGGAAGATTGTGCATGTGCTCAAGAGAGCATCGCTGATTGTCTTCATCCTCTCCTCTGTCATCTTCGCCAGTGCTCTTACCATGG GTGTTGTtgggaccgagaagagcattgcgatgATCAACAACCACGAATACATGGGGTTCCTCGGCTTCTGCGAGTAA
- the LOC124704153 gene encoding uncharacterized protein DDB_G0283697-like — MLRQSSSRNHRSRGLKLKKALQISLLVIVSVWLLYQVKHSYEKKTAYNENEDNHDTDDVHKDDKSQVEVIRLGRKDLPAKMEADSSTLDERVEDEETEEIEQEMKHDEHDDDPIDEPDLDKDDDLAEPGEHSAGKDEGSDGGAVFEDEERKERSQEDQEKSFHGDDVSSAVTHDPPSSQQADLAHHAEEKILYVDDASTAVPHEKQEHKEEEAHKATEQSSTGANVSSSVDHDAQIAKPLPDEQLKSMDRIFEGTTNLSNGMTLGGPGVNGTNAVEEHGASSANASSNPNLSTPSLVSESKSDPAPANLTSNNGGSEISNSTPLEGQDEQQVNSTAALNNQTQPFTDLTSAELNSPPNGTLALVSTSVEKATSRDGDTGGNTDTSSMPLDNKADDGDAHKEEVDVSTKIMNKAIGEGEVLLE; from the coding sequence ATGCTGAGGCAGAGCTCTAGTAGAAATCACAGATCAAGAGGTCTGAAGCTAAAGAAAGCTCTTCAGATAAGTCTTTTGGTTATTGTGTCTGTTTGGCTCCTCTACCAAGTAAAGCATTCTTATGAGAAGAAGACAGCGTATAATGAAAACGAAGACAATCATGACACTGATGATGTGCATAAAGATGATAAGAGCCAGGTAGAGGTCATCAGATTGGGCAGGAAAGACCTGCCAGCAAAGATGGAGGCTGATTCATCAACACTGGATGAACGGGTTGAGGACGAAGAGACTGAAGAGATAGAGCAAGAAATGAAGCACGATGAGCATGATGACGATCCCATTGATGAGCCAGACCTGGACAAGGATGATGATCTTGCTGAGCCTGGTGAGCACTCTGCTGGTAAGGACGAAGGGTCTGATGGCGGGGCTGTGTTCGAGGATGAAGAGCGGAAGGAGCGGTCTCAGGAGGATCAAGAAAAGAGCTTCCACGGTGACGATGTATCTAGTGCTGTTACTCATGACCCTCCATCATCGCAGCAAGCTGATCTGGCCCATCATGCCGAAGAGAAAATCTTGTACGTGGATGATGCTTCAACAGCAGTTCCTCATGAAAAGCAGGAAcacaaggaggaggaagctcacAAGGCTACCGAACAGAGTTCTACAGGTGCTAACGTGTCGAGTTCTGTGGACCATGATGCCCAAATCGCAAAACCTCTTCCAGATGAGCAATTGAAGAGCATGGATAGGATATTTGAAGGCACCACCAATTTATCAAATGGAATGACACTTGGAGGCCCTGGGGTGAATGGAACCAATGCAGTCGAGGAACATGGGGCTTCTTCAGCTAATGCATCTTCCAACCCAAATCTGAGCACTCCCAGCTTGGTCTCAGAAAGCAAGAGTGATCCAGCCCCAGCAAACCTGACAAGCAACAATGGTGGATCAGAGATAAGCAATTCAACTCCCTTGGAAGGTCAAGATGAGCAGCAAGTAAATTCAACAGCAGCGTTGAACAACCAAACACAGCCCTTCACGGACCTGACATCTGCCGAGCTGAATTCTCCACCAAATGGGACTTTGGCTTTGGTTTCAACTAGCGTCGAAAAGGCCACATCCAGAGACGGAGACACTGGTGGTAACACCGACACATCCTCCATGCCGCTGGACAATAAAGCCGACGATGGCGATGCTCACAAAGAAGAAGTAGATGTATCGACAAAAATCATGAACAAAGCAATCGGCGAAGGTGAAGTTCTCCTGGAATGA